One region of Triticum aestivum cultivar Chinese Spring chromosome 6B, IWGSC CS RefSeq v2.1, whole genome shotgun sequence genomic DNA includes:
- the LOC123135638 gene encoding acylamino-acid-releasing enzyme 2 isoform X4 yields the protein MQASHSAFKKENPLGMDAMSSEEYASQSKLMQEFTNVPSIESAWLFKSNNEDRSTAMFSISQPDLLANNKRKYILHSHIVTHGTMPLECHWSPFPIEMTRVSAVVPSPSGSKLLVVRNREKGSRTRLQIVNQSHVEKEIHVDQSIHGPLYTDEWFQGISWNHEETFIAYITEQPPQPKPAFNDAGYRKEISSEEDCNSWRGQEDWEEDWGETYSRKGRPSLFVLDIASGEVRAARGVAKSMSVGQVVWAPPSSSGHQKLLVFVGWLEHNGFQGTARKLGIKYCSNRACSLYAIHSPFEEPNADNASVSGSESVSASVAINLTPGMGSALFPRFSKDGKLLVFLSSKRAVDTGAHNATDSLHRINWPSDWKAEQQLSVADVVPVVMCPQDGCFPGLYCSSMLSDPWLSDHCTMVLTSTWRSTEVILSIDVLSGEVTRISPQDSDYSWSTLAISGNNVLSVSSSPIDPPQIRYGCQASSTEDHDGRCAWVWDEVTSPLTAASDKVKALLSDHKLSILRIPVPDPSDELSDGGRLPFEAIFVSCEDSSQKPTVLILHGGPHSTSVSSYSKSSAFLASLGFNLLIVNYRGTLGYGEEALQSLPGKVGSQDVQDCLAALDHVIKEGLVDASKVAVVGISHGGFLTTHLIGQASERFAVAAARNPVCNLSLMVGTTDIPDWCYAVACGTEVRRLASESPSLDHLRIFHQKSPIAHISKVKAPLLMLLGGADLRVPMSNGLQYARTLRERGGEVKTIMFPEDTHEIDIPRSDFESFLNMGVWFKKYLKES from the exons ATGCAAGCCTCCCACTCTGCTTTCAAGAAAGAAAATCCGTTGGGAATGGATGCAATGTCATCTGAAGAGTATGCTTCGCAGTCTAAGTTAATGCAAGAATTCACCAATGTCCCAAGCATTGAAAGTGCTTGGCTTTTCAAAAGCAACAATG AAGACAGATCCACAGCAATGTTCTCCATTAGTCAACCGGATCTGCTGGCGAACAACAAGAGGAAATACATTTTGCATTCCCATATTGTGACACATGGAACCATGCCTCTCGAGTGCCATTGGTCTCCTTTCCCTATTGAAATGACCAGAGTGTCGGCTGTTGTTCCATCCCCTTCGGGGTCAAAGCTTCTCGTGGTGCGGAACAGGGAGAAAGGTTCGCGTACGAGACTTCAGATTGTTAATCAATCACATGTGGAGAAAGAGATACATGTTGATCAGTCTATCCATGGTCCACTTTATACCGATGAGTG GTTTCAAGGGATTTCCTGGAACCATGAAGAGACCTTCATAGCATACATCACTGAACAGCCACCTCAACCGAAACCAGCTTTCAACGATGCCGGATACAGAAAGGAAATCTCTTCCGAGGAAGACTGTAATAGCTGGAGAGGACAGGAAGATTGGGAAGAGGACTGGGGTGAAACTTACTCCAGAAAGGGAAGACCCTCGTTGTTTGTTCTTGATATTGCTAG TGGAGAAGTACGTGCTGCTAGAGGCGTTGCAAAGTCAATGAGTGTTGGTCAAGTTGTTTGGGCTCCGCCGTCTTCAAGCGGCCATCAAAAGCTTTTGGTCTTCGTCGGCTGGTTAGAACACAACGGATTTCAGGGCACCGCTAGAAAACTCGGCATCAAGTACTGTTCTAACAGGGCATGTTCTCTCTATGCAATTCATTCCCCTTTTGAAGAACCAAATGCGGATAACGCGTCGGTTAG TGGTAGTGAATCAGTATCTGCTTCAGTAGCAATCAACTTAACCCCAGGCATGGGCAGCGCTTTATTTCCACGGTTCAG CAAGGATGGAAAACTCCTGGTGTTTCTATCTTCCAAACGTGCAGTAGATACTGGAGCACATAATGCCACAGATTCACTGCACAGAATCAACTGGCCTTCTGATTGGAAAGCAGAGCAACAACTCAGCGTGGCTGATGTG GTTCCTGTCGTAATGTGCCCTCAAGATGGATGTTTTCCTGGTCTATACTGCTCATCCATGCTGTCTGATCCTTGGCTTTCTGATCATTGTACGATGGTATTAACATCTACTTGGAGAAGTACTGAAGTCATACTGTCAATAGATGTGTTAAG CGGGGAAGTGACCAGAATAAGTCCACAAGACTCAGATTACTCATGGAGCACCCTTGCAATAAGTGGCAACAATGTCCTCTCTG TGTCAAGTAGTCCCATCGACCCTCCTCAAATTAGGTATGGCTGTCAAGCGTCTTCAACAGAGGATCATGATGGCCGTTGCGCGTGGGTTTGGGACGAAGTTACGAGTCCGTTGACAGCAGCCAGTGACAAG GTAAAGGCTTTGTTATCTGATCACAAGTTGAGCATACTCAGAATCCCGGTCCCGGACCCCTCTGATGAACTCTCCGATG GTGGTCGGcttccatttgaggccatctttgTGTCCTGTGAGGATAGTTCACAGAAACCAACTGTTTTGATCCTTCATGGTGGCCCACACTCAACATCTGTATCAAGCTATTCGAAATCATCGGCGTTTCTCGCTTCACTTGGGTTTAACCTGCTTATTGTAAATTATAG AGGTACGCTGGGTTACGGAGAGGAGGCTTTGCAATCACTCCCTGGGAAGGTTGGATCACAG GATGTCCAAGATTGTCTTGCGGCGCTAGACCACGTGATCAAGGAAGGACTGGTGGATGCATCCAAGGTAGCGGTTGTCGGGATTTCGCACGGTGGCTTCTTGACAACCCATTTAATCGGCCAG GCTTCCGAGAGATTTGCCGTGGCGGCGGCTCGAAACCCTGTCTGTAACCTGTCACTGATGGTTGGCACCACAGACATCCCAGACTGGTGCTACGCCGTGGCCTGCGGGACTGAAGTGAGGCGTCTCGCCTCTGAATCACCTTCACTTGATCATCTTCGCATCTTCCACCAGAAATCACCAATTGCCCATATTTCAAAA GTGAAAGCACCTTTGCTTATGCTTCTCGGAGGAGCGGATCTCCGGGTACCCATGTCCAATGGCCTACAG TACGCAAGAACTCTGAGAGAAAGAGGGGGCGAGGTCAAAACCATCATGTTCCCAGAGGACACGCACGAAATCGATAT ACCGCGGTCGGACTTCGAGAGCTTCCTCAACATGGGAGTCTGGTTCAAGAAATATCTGAAAGAGAGCTGA